A part of Desulfovulcanus ferrireducens genomic DNA contains:
- a CDS encoding oligosaccharide flippase family protein — protein MNKFFRNNILVLFLMNSGNVFNYLFQLVIGRSLTPEEFGVFNALNSLTLLASAPIAVIPFVFSKVTVQLSLNGLSQIRSLFWKSIKWLALISCAGFGIGLLALPATKGYLHIDSFVPILIILVQICLSLFRPVNMGILQGLQRFLGFGLAGSLTSIGRLLGGVVLVFFLGWGVNGALLSGLIGVVLTILISLLFLKDIVHGTKGSLPSGIYKGMGKYAVPVFFNTSMVMALGNLDLVLVRHYCLPAEAGLYATAAVLGRIGFFLPGVLVMVLFPAAAKAYSAGKHDNQSLWTCLGLTAFLSGSFALVCSLWPAQIISLLFGSPYAPAADLFRLVSISMSILALANVFFVFFLARCDYGFLWIQGVGLGLMLLLILMFHEHAIQIAWSLLSAIVFIFWATTIYFFLKDKKNGCIVNEQCDV, from the coding sequence ATGAACAAGTTTTTCCGCAACAATATTCTCGTTCTTTTTTTAATGAATTCGGGCAATGTATTTAACTACTTGTTTCAATTAGTAATAGGGAGGAGTTTAACCCCTGAAGAATTTGGGGTTTTTAATGCCCTCAATTCCCTTACCCTTCTAGCCTCTGCTCCTATTGCAGTAATTCCTTTTGTATTCTCCAAGGTAACTGTACAACTTAGCTTGAACGGCTTGAGCCAGATTCGAAGCCTTTTCTGGAAAAGCATTAAATGGTTGGCTCTTATTTCTTGTGCAGGGTTTGGCATAGGGCTTTTGGCCTTGCCAGCAACTAAAGGGTATCTTCATATTGACTCATTTGTTCCAATACTGATTATCCTTGTACAGATATGTCTGTCTCTTTTTCGTCCTGTTAATATGGGTATCCTACAGGGCCTGCAGCGGTTTTTGGGCTTTGGCCTTGCTGGAAGCCTGACCTCTATTGGCCGTTTGCTAGGTGGAGTTGTGCTGGTTTTTTTTCTTGGCTGGGGAGTCAATGGAGCCCTGCTTTCGGGCTTGATTGGGGTTGTTCTGACAATACTGATCAGTTTGCTTTTTTTAAAAGATATAGTTCATGGAACAAAGGGTTCGCTTCCTTCTGGTATATATAAAGGAATGGGCAAATACGCTGTGCCGGTATTTTTCAATACTTCTATGGTTATGGCCCTGGGTAATCTTGATCTTGTTCTGGTGCGACATTATTGCCTACCTGCGGAGGCCGGACTTTATGCTACTGCTGCCGTTCTGGGCAGGATTGGCTTTTTTCTGCCCGGCGTTTTGGTTATGGTATTGTTCCCTGCCGCGGCCAAAGCATATAGCGCTGGCAAGCATGACAACCAGTCTCTTTGGACATGCCTGGGATTAACAGCGTTCCTTAGCGGGTCTTTTGCCTTGGTCTGCTCTTTATGGCCAGCCCAAATTATCAGTCTCCTCTTTGGTTCCCCCTATGCTCCTGCTGCTGATCTGTTCCGGCTGGTAAGTATTTCAATGTCAATACTTGCCTTGGCCAATGTTTTTTTTGTTTTTTTTCTTGCTCGTTGCGATTATGGATTCTTGTGGATTCAGGGCGTGGGCCTTGGGTTAATGCTGCTCTTAATCCTTATGTTTCATGAGCATGCCATCCAGATTGCATGGAGTCTTCTGTCTGCAATCGTATTTATTTTTTGGGCAACAACAATCTATTTTTTTCTAAAAGACAAAAAGAATGGCTGTATAGTTAATGAGCAATGCGATGTATAA
- a CDS encoding oligosaccharide flippase family protein — MFSNKFFFFKRPIRFEKIYIALGGQWLATLYTAGIGMLLTFTLGRVLGPKAFGVYSSVLSLASLYFILQEGGFTTLIFREGIAASPELVPHNDRILSVALGHLLLTTLGGFFLSLSLPISDRYSLCVAILCFAGVALSNFISAVLKAQNRFAIEGLWRIFLRTCTALCMFFVLFLGIRKPIFLFGAWGLGLLAAFSLPYARRMCQKPSFQFSLDIYSPSLSFLVVGAATTIYFKVDIILLRYLGIETAWVGYYSAAYRLLEGMVLLVTPVAHLCFRQLRLHRQDGQYFKRMFILMLGGMSILGLLIVITGLYFGSYFIHIAYGQSYTPAIPLFKWLLVAVFFIFPNYILTQSAIAINREGYYALMAVCAAILNVGLNLWLIPQYGAVGAAWATIATECFLGLGLGLFFLRWYRQ; from the coding sequence TTGTTTTCTAATAAGTTTTTCTTTTTTAAAAGGCCTATCAGGTTTGAAAAAATATATATAGCCTTGGGTGGACAGTGGTTAGCTACCCTCTACACCGCCGGAATAGGGATGCTGCTGACGTTTACCCTGGGCCGCGTGTTAGGGCCCAAGGCGTTTGGCGTTTATAGCTCTGTTTTGAGCTTGGCCTCTTTATATTTTATTTTACAGGAGGGCGGCTTTACAACATTAATTTTTCGTGAAGGCATTGCAGCGAGCCCTGAATTGGTTCCTCACAACGACCGGATTTTGTCCGTAGCCTTGGGACATCTTCTTTTGACCACTTTGGGTGGTTTTTTTTTGTCGTTATCTCTTCCTATTTCTGACCGTTATTCACTATGCGTCGCTATATTATGTTTTGCTGGCGTAGCTTTAAGCAATTTTATTTCTGCTGTTTTAAAGGCTCAAAATCGTTTCGCAATAGAAGGACTGTGGCGAATATTCCTGCGCACTTGTACTGCTTTATGTATGTTCTTTGTCCTATTTTTGGGGATTCGCAAACCTATTTTTCTGTTTGGGGCATGGGGACTTGGCCTTCTTGCGGCATTTTCGCTTCCCTATGCCAGGAGGATGTGCCAAAAACCTTCATTTCAGTTTTCTCTCGACATATATTCGCCAAGTCTTTCGTTTCTTGTTGTTGGTGCGGCAACCACCATTTACTTTAAAGTGGATATAATACTTTTGAGATATCTGGGGATTGAAACGGCATGGGTAGGATATTATTCTGCAGCTTATCGACTCTTGGAAGGAATGGTCTTGTTAGTGACTCCAGTGGCTCATTTATGTTTTCGTCAGCTTCGCCTGCACAGGCAGGATGGACAATACTTTAAAAGAATGTTTATTCTTATGCTTGGCGGAATGAGTATTTTGGGCTTGTTGATTGTTATTACAGGCCTTTATTTCGGTTCTTATTTTATTCATATTGCTTACGGTCAGAGTTACACTCCTGCAATACCACTTTTTAAGTGGCTTCTTGTAGCTGTCTTTTTTATCTTCCCCAATTACATTTTGACACAAAGTGCTATCGCCATTAACCGCGAAGGCTATTATGCGCTTATGGCAGTATGCGCAGCTATCCTCAATGTTGGGCTCAATTTATGGCTGATTCCGCAATATGGGGCTGTTGGAGCTGCCTGGGCAACAATTGCCACGGAATGTTTTTTGGGACTGGGCTTAGGCCTATTTTTTCTCAGATGGTATAGGCAGTAA
- a CDS encoding glycosyltransferase family 4 protein codes for MAKKIRLIVNALPLVTVRSGIARYVHCLYRQLERDYGHSLDIGYFDGKNVSKTMPTRGADPQKRGKVLSWFWRLPPLLALQVRIAQHMKREFFFQRAAKNYDVYHEPLLIPFLTKFPIKTIFTIHDLSIMHYPQFHPKERVMFVNRFLPQRIGVVDHCLTVSKFTKACVQKHFGIVADNISVTPLAHDASTFYPRPEGEIREMRERLKLPEQYFLFVGSGDPRKNAAIIPKALQITKSGIALVFAGWSGWHDHELVKDNQCISLGYVSNEDLARLYSGALALIFPSIYEGFGLPLLEAMACGCPVITTNKASLPEVAGKAALYLTDPQNSKELAALLREVIKPDVRQRLLNNSKKRVSQFSWESTAKKTYEIIKKLSS; via the coding sequence ATGGCTAAAAAGATTCGCTTGATAGTAAATGCCTTGCCTTTAGTTACTGTTCGTTCTGGTATTGCTCGATATGTACACTGTCTTTATAGGCAGTTGGAAAGAGATTATGGACATAGTTTGGATATCGGATATTTTGACGGGAAAAATGTTAGCAAGACAATGCCTACCCGCGGCGCAGACCCTCAAAAAAGAGGGAAAGTCCTGTCCTGGTTTTGGAGGTTGCCACCACTCCTTGCTCTTCAGGTTCGTATAGCCCAGCACATGAAAAGAGAATTTTTCTTTCAACGCGCAGCCAAAAATTATGATGTTTACCATGAACCACTTTTGATCCCTTTTTTAACAAAATTTCCGATAAAGACCATTTTCACCATTCACGATCTTTCTATCATGCATTATCCACAATTTCATCCCAAAGAAAGAGTAATGTTTGTCAATCGTTTCCTGCCGCAGCGAATTGGAGTTGTAGACCATTGTTTAACTGTTTCAAAATTTACAAAGGCATGTGTTCAAAAGCACTTTGGAATTGTTGCTGATAATATTTCTGTCACACCTTTAGCTCATGATGCTTCTACATTTTATCCCAGGCCGGAAGGGGAGATCCGTGAGATGCGAGAGCGGCTTAAGCTGCCTGAGCAATATTTTCTTTTTGTTGGCAGCGGAGACCCGCGTAAAAACGCAGCCATTATACCCAAAGCTCTCCAGATTACAAAATCAGGTATTGCTTTGGTCTTTGCTGGTTGGTCTGGCTGGCATGACCATGAGCTTGTGAAGGATAATCAGTGTATCTCTTTGGGATATGTAAGTAATGAAGATTTGGCCAGGCTTTATTCGGGTGCGCTAGCCTTGATCTTTCCAAGTATTTATGAGGGATTTGGGTTGCCATTATTAGAAGCAATGGCCTGCGGTTGCCCTGTAATCACAACCAACAAGGCAAGTTTACCTGAAGTTGCAGGCAAGGCAGCATTGTACTTAACTGATCCGCAAAATTCCAAAGAATTGGCAGCCTTGTTGCGTGAAGTTATTAAGCCGGATGTCCGCCAACGACTTTTAAACAATAGTAAAAAAAGAGTATCTCAATTTTCCTGGGAAAGTACGGCCAAGAAGACCTATGAAATAATTAAAAAGTTATCTAGTTAA
- a CDS encoding glycosyltransferase: MQTSLVIHDNFKFPGGGERVAVTLARGFRAELWSASVQSENFPKSYFDGLEPKSLSLLDRIPFRVLPSDILQDWLLFAHFPKKKAKLTFFSGFLSPLAHKRIIGPKILYCHSPPRILYDKRNFYLEQCSMLKKPIWLSLLFLYKKAYERAIKDMDCVLANSQNVANRLRKYLNMQVQVVYPPCETKKFKHLGYGDYYLSTGRLDQLKRVDLIVKAFLKMRDKKLVVVSGGPYFKRIKQMANNADNITFLGWVGEKKLRSLIGNCIATIYIPMDEDFGISPVESMAAGKPVLGVKEGGILETVVDGKTGILLPPNPGIEDIIKGVKSLTPGLAAEMRSSCEERAELFSIDCFVKRVKAIAGKFTN; this comes from the coding sequence ATGCAAACTTCTCTCGTTATCCATGATAATTTTAAATTCCCAGGAGGTGGGGAGCGGGTTGCTGTAACTCTAGCCAGGGGCTTTCGCGCTGAATTATGGTCTGCATCTGTACAATCTGAAAATTTTCCAAAAAGTTATTTTGATGGGCTTGAACCAAAAAGCTTATCTTTGCTTGATAGAATCCCCTTTAGAGTTTTACCTTCCGATATTTTGCAAGATTGGCTGTTATTTGCCCATTTTCCAAAGAAAAAGGCAAAACTGACTTTTTTCAGTGGTTTTCTGTCACCGTTAGCCCACAAGCGAATAATTGGCCCTAAAATATTATATTGTCATTCGCCTCCACGAATTTTATACGACAAAAGAAACTTTTACTTAGAACAATGTTCTATGCTAAAAAAGCCCATTTGGTTAAGCCTCTTGTTCTTATATAAAAAGGCGTATGAAAGAGCCATAAAGGATATGGATTGTGTGCTTGCCAATTCTCAAAATGTGGCCAACAGGCTAAGAAAATATTTAAATATGCAAGTCCAGGTGGTGTATCCACCTTGTGAGACTAAAAAGTTCAAGCATCTGGGGTATGGGGATTATTATTTATCAACAGGCAGGCTTGATCAGCTGAAACGGGTCGATTTGATAGTAAAGGCCTTTTTGAAAATGAGAGATAAAAAACTCGTGGTTGTTTCTGGGGGGCCGTATTTTAAAAGGATTAAGCAGATGGCAAACAATGCGGATAATATTACATTTCTGGGCTGGGTGGGGGAAAAGAAGCTGAGAAGTTTGATTGGTAATTGTATCGCCACTATTTATATCCCCATGGACGAGGACTTTGGTATCTCGCCGGTGGAGTCCATGGCGGCTGGTAAGCCTGTACTTGGAGTCAAAGAAGGTGGAATATTGGAAACAGTCGTGGATGGGAAAACCGGAATTTTATTGCCCCCAAACCCCGGAATTGAGGATATCATAAAAGGAGTGAAGTCTTTAACGCCAGGCTTGGCTGCAGAGATGCGCTCCTCATGTGAAGAAAGAGCTGAACTTTTTAGTATAGATTGCTTTGTAAAAAGAGTAAAAGCCATTGCAGGTAAGTTTACTAACTAA
- a CDS encoding glycosyltransferase family 4 protein, which produces MKVALVHYWLVGMRGGEKVLEALCDLFPQADIYTHVYDPDAISETITKHTIRTTFIQNLPFSKRLYKKYLPLMPLALEQLDLTGYDLVISSESGPAKGVITHPSAKHICYCHTPMRYVWDMYHRYRKEAGYVTTVLMPFFSHYLRLWDQTSASRVDHFIANSSHVAARIKKYYRREAQVIHPPVNTDDFYQVNETGEYYLFVGQLVGYKRAELAIQAFNVLKKPLVVIGEGEQYKKLQAMAGSNITLMGQQPFSVLRDYYARCKALIFPGEEDFGIIPVEAMASGRPVIAYKKGGALETVVDGKTGIFFDEQSVDALIDAVIRFEKIKHEFCPETIVSYAKKFDAKIFKKNILDFINTVIEEQI; this is translated from the coding sequence ATGAAAGTTGCCCTTGTACATTACTGGCTTGTAGGCATGCGGGGTGGCGAAAAGGTCCTGGAGGCTTTGTGCGACCTTTTCCCACAGGCCGATATCTATACCCATGTCTACGATCCTGATGCCATATCAGAAACAATAACAAAACATACTATCAGAACAACTTTTATTCAGAATTTGCCTTTTAGCAAACGCCTCTATAAAAAATACCTTCCTTTGATGCCTTTGGCTTTGGAGCAGCTGGACCTCACCGGTTACGATCTGGTTATTAGCAGTGAATCGGGCCCGGCCAAAGGAGTGATTACGCATCCATCCGCTAAACATATCTGCTATTGCCATACGCCAATGCGTTACGTGTGGGATATGTACCATAGATATCGCAAAGAAGCGGGATATGTGACTACCGTGCTCATGCCTTTTTTTTCTCATTACTTACGCTTATGGGATCAAACCTCAGCATCAAGAGTGGATCATTTTATAGCAAATTCAAGCCATGTGGCCGCGCGGATAAAAAAATATTATCGTCGCGAGGCGCAAGTCATACACCCGCCAGTGAATACTGATGATTTCTATCAAGTAAATGAGACTGGTGAGTATTATCTATTTGTTGGTCAATTGGTGGGATATAAACGGGCCGAATTAGCGATACAAGCTTTTAATGTCTTAAAAAAACCTCTGGTAGTTATTGGGGAAGGAGAGCAATATAAAAAATTACAGGCTATGGCAGGCTCTAATATAACCCTTATGGGGCAACAGCCATTTTCTGTCCTCCGAGATTATTATGCGAGGTGCAAAGCCCTTATTTTCCCAGGAGAAGAGGATTTTGGCATCATTCCTGTGGAAGCGATGGCTTCGGGAAGACCTGTTATTGCTTATAAAAAAGGTGGAGCTTTGGAGACTGTTGTTGATGGTAAAACAGGCATTTTTTTTGATGAGCAAAGTGTTGATGCTTTGATAGATGCAGTAATTAGATTTGAAAAAATTAAGCATGAGTTCTGCCCTGAAACAATAGTATCTTATGCTAAAAAGTTTGATGCTAAAATTTTTAAAAAAAACATATTAGATTTTATTAATACTGTAATAGAAGAGCAGATTTAA
- the wbaP gene encoding undecaprenyl-phosphate galactose phosphotransferase WbaP → MKNRYSCLMPVAMLFSDTVALLCAGAISVWLRYIFNGQFQLSFYWQMWPVLIFFLSVYAFAGLYPGVLISPPEELKKLSLASSLCFLALAAVTFMSRRAELYSRGIFLMAWFLVLFLVPIFRAGTREIFSKKAWWGFPAVVFGAGKTGGMIVHTFQLRPGLGIKPVAIVDDDSERQGENIHGIKVVGGLEEAVKLAQKTKNLIAIMAMPGVGRKKLQMILEKYAQGFRRIVLVPDLFGVSTLWVSVLDLGGILGLDLRQNLLDPKRRRLKRCVDLAIVISSGVLVLPLMLFIGLAIKLDSKGPVFYRHKRIGLGGREIYIWKFRTMFQNADELLKEYLRKRPDLQREWEMYQKLTNDPRVTKIGRFLRRTSLDELPQLWNVLKGELSLVGPRPIIRDEIKKYKEAFELYKKVRPGVTGLWQISGRNETSYDERVNLDVYYIRNWSIWFDIYILVRTPIEVLRCRGAY, encoded by the coding sequence ATGAAGAACAGATACTCTTGTTTAATGCCAGTGGCAATGCTTTTCTCTGACACAGTGGCCCTTTTATGTGCTGGCGCAATAAGTGTATGGCTTCGCTATATATTTAACGGTCAGTTTCAACTTTCATTTTACTGGCAAATGTGGCCAGTCTTAATTTTTTTCTTAAGCGTATATGCCTTTGCCGGTTTATATCCAGGCGTACTTATCAGTCCTCCGGAGGAATTAAAAAAACTAAGTCTGGCCAGCTCATTATGTTTTTTGGCTTTGGCCGCTGTTACTTTTATGTCTCGTCGAGCCGAGTTGTATTCTCGAGGGATATTTTTAATGGCGTGGTTTTTAGTACTTTTTTTGGTGCCAATTTTTCGGGCTGGAACGCGAGAGATTTTTAGTAAAAAAGCCTGGTGGGGGTTCCCTGCCGTGGTGTTTGGGGCCGGTAAAACCGGAGGCATGATTGTACATACTTTTCAACTGAGACCAGGGCTAGGAATAAAACCCGTTGCAATTGTTGATGACGACTCAGAAAGGCAAGGGGAGAATATTCATGGAATAAAAGTTGTCGGAGGTTTGGAAGAAGCGGTTAAACTGGCCCAAAAAACGAAAAATCTTATAGCAATTATGGCTATGCCGGGGGTGGGCAGAAAGAAGTTACAAATGATCCTTGAGAAATATGCACAAGGTTTTAGGCGCATTGTCCTTGTCCCTGACTTGTTTGGTGTATCTACTCTTTGGGTTTCGGTACTGGATTTGGGCGGTATATTAGGGTTAGATTTACGCCAGAACCTGCTTGACCCAAAGCGTCGAAGGCTAAAACGGTGTGTTGATTTGGCTATTGTTATAAGCAGTGGCGTGTTGGTCCTTCCTCTTATGCTTTTTATTGGTTTAGCCATCAAACTGGATAGCAAAGGCCCTGTTTTCTACCGTCACAAGCGAATTGGTTTGGGTGGGAGAGAAATTTATATCTGGAAATTCAGGACTATGTTTCAAAATGCAGATGAACTGTTGAAGGAGTATTTAAGAAAAAGACCGGATTTACAGCGAGAGTGGGAGATGTATCAAAAGCTTACTAATGATCCCAGGGTGACTAAGATAGGTAGATTTTTACGCAGAACAAGTCTGGATGAATTGCCTCAATTGTGGAATGTTTTAAAGGGGGAGTTAAGCTTGGTGGGACCAAGGCCTATTATTCGGGATGAAATTAAAAAGTACAAGGAAGCATTTGAACTATATAAAAAAGTCAGACCCGGGGTAACAGGTTTATGGCAGATTTCAGGTCGAAATGAAACTAGTTATGATGAGCGGGTGAATCTTGATGTTTATTATATAAGGAATTGGTCTATATGGTTTGATATTTATATTTTAGTCAGGACTCCTATCGAGGTGCTCCGTTGCAGGGGAGCCTATTAA